One window of Bifidobacterium pseudocatenulatum DSM 20438 = JCM 1200 = LMG 10505 genomic DNA carries:
- the murC gene encoding UDP-N-acetylmuramate--L-alanine ligase has translation MTDNQREAGTIILDPTHVSFSQQEGVNDLGVTHFIGIGGAGMSVLAEMLHEQGVEVDGSDREPSAKTDRLQGLGIAVEFGQREENVEGKQTIVFSSAIKPDNPEIVAAHAAGERIVHRSDILSLLMNTKRAVTVAGAHGKTTTSSMLAHILTHAGEGNLADPSYAIGGSIQGKDGVILDGGHAGQGDVLVAEADESDGSFAKYHPEIAIVTNSEADHLDHYGTQENYRAAFVNHVQHAIKSVVMCGDDEGNLAVLRALDASAAAHTVVYATQDAASLGDLNGAAFVHIESESESAQSGAEHFTLHVPAGLLGEQERMVPVTLAVPGIHNARNASAAIIAAALLGVDIEKAAEAATSFLGAARRFQVRGTVSQVTVVDDYAHHPTEISALLDAARRKYPQSAIRVIFQPHLFSRTKFFAEAFAEALAKADDVIVTGIFPAREKQEDYPTVGPATIVDEALKLDHTPAEDWIRGVEDMHTAAQMMVMRAHHGDVIFTVGAGDITQMDEVILHALQAHRWDCEG, from the coding sequence GTGACTGACAACCAGCGTGAGGCCGGTACCATTATTCTTGATCCAACCCATGTGTCATTCAGCCAGCAGGAAGGCGTGAACGATTTGGGGGTCACCCATTTCATCGGCATCGGAGGAGCGGGCATGAGCGTACTTGCCGAGATGCTGCACGAGCAGGGTGTGGAGGTGGATGGCTCGGATCGCGAGCCCAGCGCCAAAACCGATCGTTTGCAGGGGCTTGGCATTGCCGTCGAATTCGGGCAGCGCGAGGAAAACGTCGAAGGCAAACAAACTATTGTTTTTTCCAGTGCCATCAAGCCTGACAATCCGGAAATCGTCGCAGCGCATGCGGCGGGCGAACGCATCGTGCACCGCAGCGACATTCTTTCGTTGCTGATGAATACGAAACGTGCGGTAACGGTTGCGGGAGCCCATGGCAAAACCACAACCAGTTCCATGCTCGCCCATATTCTCACCCATGCCGGTGAGGGAAATCTGGCTGATCCAAGTTATGCCATTGGCGGATCCATCCAAGGCAAGGATGGCGTGATACTTGACGGAGGCCATGCAGGCCAAGGCGATGTGCTTGTGGCGGAAGCCGACGAATCCGATGGAAGCTTTGCCAAATATCATCCGGAAATCGCGATTGTCACCAATTCCGAAGCTGACCATCTTGACCATTATGGAACGCAGGAAAACTATCGGGCGGCTTTCGTGAACCATGTTCAGCACGCCATCAAATCGGTGGTGATGTGCGGTGACGACGAAGGGAATCTGGCTGTGTTGCGCGCTCTTGACGCGTCTGCGGCAGCACATACGGTCGTGTATGCGACGCAGGATGCGGCTTCGTTGGGTGATCTGAACGGTGCGGCATTCGTACATATCGAATCGGAAAGTGAAAGCGCGCAAAGCGGCGCCGAACATTTCACCTTGCATGTGCCTGCGGGACTGCTGGGCGAACAGGAACGTATGGTTCCCGTGACGCTCGCCGTTCCAGGCATTCACAATGCGCGCAATGCTTCTGCGGCGATTATCGCGGCAGCATTGCTGGGAGTCGACATTGAGAAGGCCGCTGAAGCGGCCACGTCGTTCCTCGGCGCAGCCCGTCGCTTCCAAGTACGCGGCACCGTCAGCCAGGTGACCGTCGTTGACGATTACGCGCATCATCCCACTGAGATTTCGGCTTTGCTGGATGCTGCCCGCCGTAAATATCCGCAATCGGCGATTCGTGTGATTTTCCAGCCGCACTTGTTCTCCCGCACCAAGTTCTTCGCGGAAGCATTCGCGGAGGCGCTGGCCAAGGCGGATGATGTGATCGTCACTGGCATTTTCCCTGCACGTGAAAAGCAGGAGGATTATCCGACGGTCGGCCCGGCCACCATTGTGGATGAGGCTCTTAAGCTCGACCATACGCCTGCCGAGGATTGGATCCGTGGTGTGGAAGACATGCATACCGCGGCGCAGATGATGGTGATGCGCGCCCATCATGGTGATGTTATCTTCACCGTTGGCGCGGGTGATATCACGCAGATGGACGAGGTGATATTGCACGCGCTGCAGGCTCATCGCTGGGATTGTGAGGGCTGA
- a CDS encoding carbohydrate kinase family protein, whose translation MSKPIVISLGEILWDMLPTGKRAGGAPVNFAYHASQNGAESFAISAVGNDELGNELLADAHKAGINTLVQVNEYPTGTVDVALTNGIPEYTIVENVAWDHIKLTDELVEAVSKADAVCFGTLGLRSPESHDTIVELLKHTKESALKFFDINLRANFYSNELIEELLDYANIFKINDEELIMMRDMFSIPKCNDEEACKWFIDRFNLEYIILTGGATFSTITAKNGEVSTLLTPHVEVADTVGAGDSFSGSFTGKLLTGAPLKEAHRAAVNTAAYVCTKEGGWPTYPAEGVPDYLAEAGK comes from the coding sequence ATGTCCAAGCCAATCGTCATCTCTCTCGGCGAAATCCTATGGGATATGCTCCCCACCGGCAAGCGCGCCGGCGGCGCGCCCGTCAATTTCGCATATCATGCGTCCCAGAATGGCGCGGAAAGCTTCGCCATCAGCGCGGTCGGCAACGACGAGCTGGGCAATGAGCTGCTTGCAGACGCCCACAAGGCCGGCATCAACACGCTGGTGCAGGTCAACGAATACCCGACCGGCACGGTTGATGTGGCTCTGACCAACGGCATTCCGGAATACACCATCGTCGAAAACGTGGCCTGGGATCACATCAAGCTCACCGACGAGCTCGTCGAAGCCGTGTCCAAGGCCGACGCCGTCTGCTTCGGCACCCTCGGCCTGCGCTCCCCCGAATCCCACGACACCATCGTCGAACTGCTCAAGCACACCAAGGAAAGCGCACTGAAGTTCTTCGACATCAACCTGCGCGCCAACTTCTACTCCAATGAGCTCATCGAAGAGCTGCTCGACTACGCGAACATCTTCAAGATCAACGACGAAGAGCTGATCATGATGCGCGACATGTTCTCCATTCCTAAGTGCAATGACGAAGAGGCATGTAAGTGGTTCATCGACCGCTTCAACCTCGAGTACATCATTCTGACCGGCGGCGCCACGTTCAGCACCATCACTGCCAAGAATGGCGAAGTCTCCACCCTGCTGACCCCGCATGTCGAGGTTGCAGATACCGTCGGTGCCGGCGATTCCTTCTCCGGATCCTTCACCGGCAAGCTGCTGACCGGCGCTCCGCTCAAGGAAGCCCATCGTGCCGCCGTGAACACCGCGGCCTACGTGTGCACCAAGGAAGGCGGCTGGCCGACCTACCCGGCGGAAGGCGTTCCTGATTATCTCGCCGAAGCCGGTAAATAA
- a CDS encoding cell division protein FtsQ/DivIB: MARRVVSSGTGSDGSETTSEKHALRGRSIQSRKHFDSPAQSQPNGRSIAGGVGRSSSSVSHAQAEAKMAHGGKNKASRSRSGDFVDARNLAGEDFVAKTLEETTGTLGVVTRPKVVDFKARLKERRKANARVVAMRAFVSAAVAAVVVALIWLFFFSSVFRLEAGNISVVGANEWVSESQVLDIAGQQAGKSILLVSNNDVEKKIKEIPGVTTAQSKKQLPNSLEVTIKAQKPAAMLKTGEDSMTAVDSKGRILNSVSGASVDGIPVIEVKDVETSLSNRSIKEALKILSSLPESMRNSITKVTAETQDSITTEINGGDRVIVWGDSSDLKLKKAVVDKIINDPNVIGDKHNVDVSAPLRPIIK, from the coding sequence ATGGCGCGAAGGGTCGTCAGCTCCGGTACGGGGTCGGATGGTTCTGAAACGACGTCTGAAAAGCATGCGTTGCGCGGCAGGAGCATTCAAAGCCGGAAACATTTCGACTCCCCGGCTCAGTCTCAGCCGAATGGTCGTTCCATTGCTGGAGGAGTGGGACGTTCGTCTTCTTCAGTGAGCCATGCGCAGGCGGAAGCCAAAATGGCGCACGGAGGCAAGAACAAGGCAAGTCGCTCCCGGTCAGGTGACTTCGTGGATGCGCGCAATCTTGCGGGTGAGGATTTCGTTGCGAAGACGCTGGAGGAAACCACTGGCACTTTGGGGGTGGTCACCCGTCCGAAAGTGGTTGATTTCAAAGCGCGGTTGAAAGAACGACGTAAGGCGAATGCACGTGTTGTAGCGATGCGAGCTTTCGTGTCGGCCGCGGTTGCGGCCGTCGTGGTGGCGCTGATATGGTTGTTTTTCTTCTCATCGGTGTTTCGTCTTGAAGCTGGCAATATTTCCGTTGTCGGAGCCAACGAATGGGTGAGCGAGTCGCAAGTATTGGATATTGCCGGTCAGCAGGCCGGCAAATCGATTCTGCTGGTATCGAACAATGATGTGGAGAAGAAAATCAAGGAAATACCGGGAGTCACCACCGCGCAATCCAAGAAGCAACTTCCTAATTCCCTTGAAGTGACCATCAAAGCGCAGAAGCCGGCTGCGATGCTTAAAACAGGTGAAGACAGCATGACCGCGGTCGATAGCAAGGGCCGTATATTGAATTCCGTCAGCGGCGCCTCCGTGGATGGAATTCCCGTCATCGAAGTGAAGGATGTCGAGACGAGTCTGAGCAACCGCTCCATTAAAGAGGCACTGAAGATTTTGAGCTCGCTTCCTGAATCTATGCGTAACTCCATTACCAAGGTGACGGCTGAAACCCAGGATTCCATCACCACGGAAATCAATGGGGGAGACCGTGTGATTGTATGGGGTGACTCTTCCGATCTTAAGTTGAAGAAAGCCGTTGTCGACAAGATCATCAACGATCCAAATGTGATCGGAGACAAACACAACGTCGACGTGTCCGCGCCTCTACGCCCGATCATCAAATAG
- a CDS encoding ROK family protein, with protein sequence MSSYSAQQSSISENNRSRILQYLYHNGISSRAQIAKAIELTPAAITKITAKLLFRDVIEETGDMEGDKNRRSIGLNLNCAKYHVVGVKFARSLVQIAVFDLKCNRISLTDLPTVDEEHIPETVEQIRATVRQLIADDSSIVAVGMAVPGPYLVEEGRTALVSSMQGWRQVNFIKEFSEAFNVPVFVEQDARAGALAQFLFNPELSEGSLAYYLLGEGIGLGIIDNGSIYYGAHGTATEIGHISVDVNGKPCDCGNVGCLERYCSANAIHERLNEQPSIVPGCETMTHAQACTALFAKVSAGDKAATELTSEVARYIGYGAVNIINAFNPTHIVLGDIISQAGQPLLDEVKKVVRERTIPEVGNDTEITLSSLPTDATVTGAAAVAITSFLEHPSMFFDVA encoded by the coding sequence ATGAGTAGTTACAGCGCTCAGCAATCATCGATTTCAGAAAACAATCGTTCCAGAATTCTGCAATACCTCTACCACAACGGCATCAGCTCACGTGCGCAAATCGCCAAAGCCATCGAACTCACACCCGCGGCCATTACGAAAATTACCGCAAAACTACTGTTCCGAGACGTTATCGAAGAAACCGGAGACATGGAAGGCGATAAGAATCGTCGTTCCATCGGCCTGAATCTCAATTGCGCGAAATACCATGTCGTCGGCGTGAAATTCGCACGAAGTCTGGTGCAGATCGCAGTGTTCGACCTGAAATGCAATCGTATTTCCCTCACCGACCTGCCCACCGTTGACGAGGAGCATATTCCCGAAACGGTAGAACAGATCCGGGCCACCGTACGACAGCTCATTGCGGACGATTCGAGCATCGTAGCCGTCGGCATGGCCGTTCCCGGTCCGTATCTGGTGGAGGAAGGTCGCACCGCGCTCGTCTCATCCATGCAGGGTTGGCGGCAGGTCAACTTCATCAAGGAGTTCAGCGAAGCGTTCAACGTACCCGTATTCGTTGAACAGGACGCACGCGCAGGCGCCTTGGCGCAGTTCCTGTTCAACCCGGAACTGTCCGAGGGATCGCTCGCCTACTATCTGCTTGGCGAGGGCATCGGCCTCGGCATCATCGACAATGGTTCGATCTATTACGGCGCGCACGGCACGGCCACCGAAATCGGACACATCTCCGTCGACGTCAACGGCAAACCCTGCGATTGCGGCAATGTCGGGTGCTTGGAACGCTACTGCTCGGCCAATGCGATCCACGAGCGACTCAACGAGCAGCCAAGCATTGTCCCAGGATGCGAAACCATGACCCACGCACAGGCATGCACCGCACTGTTCGCCAAGGTTTCCGCGGGAGACAAGGCAGCCACGGAACTGACTTCCGAAGTCGCACGATATATCGGTTATGGCGCGGTCAACATCATCAACGCCTTCAATCCGACGCATATCGTGTTGGGAGACATCATTTCCCAAGCAGGCCAACCCCTGCTCGACGAAGTCAAGAAAGTCGTTCGTGAGCGCACCATTCCCGAAGTCGGGAACGATACCGAAATCACTCTGTCCAGCCTTCCAACGGACGCCACCGTCACCGGCGCCGCAGCCGTGGCCATCACCAGTTTTCTAGAACATCCTTCGATGTTCTTTGACGTCGCATAG
- a CDS encoding AGE family epimerase/isomerase produces MTCTYPPEAYVFSSEENHSLLNAETNELLHFGHNFPAPQGGSYWLDDTGNPDLTQSIHTWITCRMAHVYSLGFLYGEPGAAELVDKAIAGLRGPLHDDENGGWYPSISADGSTHEAGKVCYAHAFVILAATSAKLIGRPGADELLEEALATYDKHFWDDEIGLAVDTWNTEFTELDSYRGINANMHTTEAFLAVADVTDNEEYRERAGRIIDHVVGWASNNSWRIPEHFTADWQPDLECNHDKPDDQFKPYGATPGHGIEWARLITQYALSSKQRSEKGKQQLIEAAENLFAQALSDAWNAEGTIGLAYTTDWNGKPVVTERMHWTLAESVNTSATLATVTGKQVYKDWYATFWKYIDEYLIDHENGSWFHQLNKDNEVIGTVWPGKSDLYHATQCTLIPRLDPAVSVAPALKANPNA; encoded by the coding sequence ATGACCTGCACTTACCCTCCCGAAGCCTACGTATTCAGCTCCGAAGAAAACCATAGCCTGCTCAATGCGGAAACCAACGAGCTCCTGCACTTCGGCCACAACTTCCCCGCCCCGCAGGGTGGCTCCTATTGGCTGGACGACACCGGCAATCCAGATCTGACCCAAAGCATCCACACGTGGATCACCTGCCGTATGGCACATGTGTATTCCTTGGGATTCCTGTATGGCGAACCAGGTGCAGCCGAACTGGTCGACAAGGCCATCGCCGGTCTGCGTGGTCCGCTGCATGACGATGAGAACGGCGGATGGTATCCGTCCATTTCCGCAGACGGCTCCACACATGAAGCAGGCAAGGTCTGTTACGCTCACGCTTTCGTGATTCTTGCCGCCACTTCCGCCAAGCTCATCGGCCGTCCGGGCGCTGACGAGCTGCTCGAAGAGGCTCTGGCAACTTACGACAAGCATTTCTGGGATGATGAGATCGGCTTAGCCGTCGATACTTGGAACACGGAATTCACCGAGCTTGACTCCTACCGTGGCATCAACGCCAACATGCACACCACCGAAGCGTTCCTCGCCGTCGCCGATGTTACCGACAACGAGGAATACCGCGAGCGTGCGGGCCGTATCATCGACCATGTGGTCGGCTGGGCGTCCAACAACAGCTGGCGCATTCCAGAGCATTTCACCGCCGACTGGCAGCCGGACCTCGAATGCAACCACGACAAGCCGGATGACCAGTTCAAGCCGTACGGAGCAACCCCAGGCCATGGCATTGAATGGGCTCGTCTCATCACCCAGTATGCGCTGAGCTCCAAGCAGCGTTCCGAAAAAGGCAAGCAACAGCTTATCGAGGCAGCCGAAAACCTGTTCGCCCAAGCACTTTCCGACGCATGGAACGCCGAAGGTACCATTGGCTTGGCCTACACCACCGATTGGAACGGCAAGCCCGTCGTCACCGAGCGTATGCATTGGACCCTCGCCGAATCCGTGAACACCTCCGCCACGCTGGCCACCGTCACCGGCAAGCAGGTGTACAAGGACTGGTATGCGACCTTCTGGAAGTACATCGACGAATACCTGATCGACCACGAGAATGGTTCCTGGTTCCACCAGCTGAACAAGGACAACGAGGTCATCGGCACCGTCTGGCCAGGCAAGTCCGACCTATACCACGCCACGCAGTGCACGCTAATCCCACGTCTCGATCCGGCGGTTTCCGTCGCTCCGGCGCTGAAAGCCAATCCGAACGCCTGA